The nucleotide window AAACCTACTGGTGTCAATAGCATCATCAAATTCTATAATACCATCTTCACTCCGCCAGCAGGCTTTGAAGGTTTCCTGAGCTATCAGAACACCATCCCTGTAGGACAGAGCGGCACTTTCCTTGCCATCTCTTCTATTGGCGGTCAATTCTATGCCGAGCAGAAAACAGTAACTATCAGCGCCCCTGCTCCAGGCAACAATTACACTACAGTAACTTTCAATCCGGTTCCTGTTAGTGCGAGCACACTGGTTTCACTGATCACGAGCATGAACACCAAGTAATCAGGTACAATAAAATAGCCGTTAACAGGTTGATTAACGGCTATTCTTTCTACTATGATTTTACAATTTTTTTTCTAAAACACTTAGCTCCTAAAGCTTGCAACCCATTCTTTAAACTTGCCGAACTGCTCTGCCAGGAAAGATTCTTTTTCTTCTTCGTGAGGGTGTGCATCGGAACCTACCGGCAGGATGTGCTCGAAATAGGTGCCTTTCAATACTCTCCGCAACAGGCCTTCTCCTATGAACGGCTGATTGTCATTCAGTGTTTTGGTTGCTTTCAACAAGTGGCGGATATCATATTGTAACGGATTGATATCAGGAACCTGCTTGTTCAGGTTCAGCAGTGTATATACAGCAACACGTGCAGTGCGTACAGAACTTTCCATCGTGAACACGACATCGTTATTGGTTTCTACAAACTGTCCAATCAAAGCAAGGTTTTTGCATCCATCAGGAACGATTTGCGGACGATCCCCTTTGGCCCTGGGCATAAACATTGACGTGATGTAGGGCATGTAAGCAGTACGTACGATGGTGTTTTCCACTACATTGTCAATCTGCTCCACAATCCCTAAGTGGTAGCATAATTCAGTTAGGATCTCATTGCCGGTACAAGCTGGCATGGTCTTCTTAATGTAGTTTCCTTCCTTATCCATAAACAGGGAATAAACCCACAATACAAGCATGTCATCCGGCTGTGTCGGGAAGTGTGGCTGGCGGTTACAGGTGAAACTCATCAGCCAGTTGGAGTCGGTTATCGTAATAATACCGCCCGTAACGGTTTTACCGGAATACGGATCGTTTACGGCGTATGTTTTTAGTTTTTCTACCAGCGCAGAAGGTCTACAGGTCAATGTTACAGACTCCCAGGATGACTTTTCGATATTGGAACAGAATTTTTCCGGTTTACCGAAAGCCGGAGATTTTGCCGCCAGGTTCTTCCACAATTTCCACCCCGCACTTTTGCCGCTGTTGCTGTTGTCCACTGCCAATACCGGTGCTGTGGTATTATTACCGTAAGACGTATCCTCGGTCATTGAACCCGTAGTGACGATAACATAATCATTCTCTGTAACCGGTATAACTACTTCTTTTCCTTCCTCTTCGGTAATGATCCCTTTGACCACTTTGCCTTCAGCATTGATAAGCATATCCAGATCTTTTACAAGGGCATTGAACCGGATCTTTACACCTTTTTCCTTCAACCATCTTCCCAAAGGGGTGACAAAGGAATCATACTGATTATATTTCGGGAAAATAAGGGAAGAAAGATCGTGCAGACCATCGATGGCGTGTAAGAAACGGTGCATATACAACTTGAACTCAAGCAAACTATGCCAGTTTTCGAAAGCGAACATCGTGCGCCAGAACGTCCAGAAGTTACTTTCCAGGAAACTTTTGCCGAAATAATCTTCAATGGTGATATCATCCAGCTCTTCCTTCTTCTTCAGCAGCAGTTTTATAAGTGTCAACTGATCCTTTTTGCTCAATCCAAATTTGCTGAAGTCCTTTACTTTTCCTTGTTCATGGATCAATCTTGCAATTGAATAGTTGGAATCATTGTCATTTACAAGACGGTATTCATCCAGCACGCTATAGGGAGGCGGCATTTCCAGGGCTGGAATATCCTGAAAAATGTCCCAGAGATTTTCATAGGTACAGTCCATTTCACGGCCTCCGCGGATAATGTATCCGTCTTTGGCGTTGCCGGCGCCATCCAGTGAACCACCATCTATGTGCAGTTGCTCTATGAACGTGATGTTTTCCGGTGTGAAATGTCCGTCACGGATAAAGTAATAAGCAGTGGACAATCCTGCAATACCACTACCCACGATATACACCTTGCTGTCTTTATAGGATCTGGTCGGGATACCTTTATTGCGTTGGTAGTTCCCTATCTGGTCTGAAAAAGGCATTGACTTTTCAGGCGTGTTTCTCGGCGTCTCTTTGCTGGCATCCGGTTGATGGTCAACTTTTCTATAGATGTCAGAAGCTTGTATAAAATTTTCGAATTTTGAATTGATGTTATTCATGCTCGACTCATTTTTGATTAACAACACAAAGTTAGAATTATACCTAAATTCGCTTATATCCTCAAATTCGCCAATCTTATACAGAAATTCGCTTTCGCTATAACGACTGGTGTTTTCTATATTCCTGGGGGGAAATGGAAACGTATTTCTTAAAGAAGCGCCCAAAGGATGAAGTGGAACTAAATCCTGTGTCCATCGCAATCTGGGATATCGTTTTCTCCGGATTGCCCAGTAATACGCAAACCTCTTTAAGCAGGGTTTCATTTATAATTTCGTGGGGAGTTTTGCCTGTTGTCTTTTTAACGATACTGATCAGGTATTTGTTTGTAATAAACAACTTGTCTGCATAAAACTGTACATCTTTACAATACGAGGCGTTTTCCTGTACAAGTTTTGTGAATTTAAAGAAAAGGTTGTTTGCATCCTGGATGTTGTCAGCCATTTCTGCTCTTTCGTTATCGACAAGTGTGGCTACCTCGAGTAGAAGCTGAATAATAATAGTCCTGATGATATCCTCCATAAACCTGCCTTTTCGGCCTGTTTGCTGTTTGAGATAATTCAGCTGTGCAAATAATCGCTGGGAATGTTCTTCACCGGGAGTGATAACACTGAACGTTAAGTTCCTGAACAAAGATAGTTGCTCAATAAAAAAGGGGTTGGCAATATTCCTGAGCAAAAATATTTTATCAAAGAAAAGGAGTTTCATCCTGAAGTCTTTGCTGAAATGGACAATGCGGATGATAGTAGATGGTGCTGAGATGAGAAAGCTGTTGGGGCCTATATGATAGGTGCGGTTGTCTATTTCGACTTCCATTTTTCCGGATACACAAATGCAAAATGCGTAAAAATCAATCCTGAAAGCTGTTTTCGGGAATTCGAAAATCGGATTCCCTGAAGAAATGTAGTACGGCTCATTGCACAGTACTCCGTAAAATGATAAAGTTTCTTTCAGACTTTCGTATGCTTTCATTAAATATAATTATAAATTAATTCCTCATTATTTGCCTGGCTACGCCCAACCTTTCTACTGCTGCAAAAGCCTTTGCGGCCTGTAGCGTACAATACCCGCCGCATCCTTTTGGCTACAATATTACGACTTTCGGCTACATCCGTCTTATTCATTGTTCGGACTTTTGAGTCAACAAAAGCACTACTATGAACATCGTACTCACAGGCTCGCTTGGAAACATTGGCAAGCCTCTCACAGAAACGCTGGTAAGCAACGGCCATGCAGTCACTGTTATCAGCAGCAATGCTGAACGTCAGAAAAACATTGAACTCCTTGGTGCAAAAGCGGCCATTGGTAAATTGCAGGATGTGGATTTTCTGGCGGAAACCTTTAAAGGTGCTGACATCGTATACCTTATGGAAACAATGGAAGCTGTTGGTGATATGTTCGATAAATCAGTTGACTTTATCAGCGACATTACTAAAATCGGCCAAAATTACAAAGAGGCCGTAGAACGCTCCGGCGTAAAGAAGGTTATACATCTCAGCAGCATCGGCGCACATACGAATAAGGGAACAGGTATCATCCGTTTCCACCATCATGTGGAGACCATTCTTCGCCAACTGCCGGCTGATGTATCTATTAAGTTCGTTCGTCCGGTCAGCTTCTACATCAACCTATTTTCCTTTATCCATAATATCAGATCCCAGGGGGCCATCATTTCCAATTATGGCGGTGATGTTAAAGAGCCATGGGTCTCACCGAAAGATATTGCTGCCGTCATTGCCGAAGAGGTGGACAGACAATTTGAGGGTAAAACAATACGCTACGTCGCAAGCGATGAGATCTCGCCCAATGAGATTGCCAGGGCCCTGGGAGAAGCCATCGGCAAACCCGACTTGAAATGGCTCGTTATTCCAAGCCAACAGCTGCTGAATAGCTGGCTAAGCATTGGTTTTAATGAGCAGGTAGCTAAGGGCTTTGTCGAACTGCAGGAAAGCCAGGGTAACGGGAAGCTTTACGAAGACTACAATCAACACAAACCGTCGTTAGGCAAGGTGAAGCTGAAAGACTTCGTAAAGGAATTTGCCGAAGCTTATAACAGGAAATAAAGCACCGCTATAACCGGCCTTTAGGATGGCCACGGCTCCATGGCAGCTGTGGCCCAATTACAGGAGGTGGTGGTACCCGCGTAACTGTTCTATTAAAAGTATTTTTTAACTTCGGATAAAAGTACCGCAAGATGAGTAGTAGGTAAGTGTGGTTCATTTTCAAAATAGCCCTGCCGAAAATTTTAGTGTATGAGGAAAATTCAGAAATTAAGCACAATTAAGGAGTTTCATCAAACCAGAAGTCTTAATCCGCCGGAGCACCCTTTAATCAGTATCGTGGACTATGCGGATATACAGTTGCAGCCAGAATACTTTGACTGTAACTGGACGCTTGATTTTTACTTAATATCACTTAAAAAAAATATTGGTGGCAAAGTAAAGTACGGTCAGCAGACCTACGATTTTGACGAAGGCATAATGTTCTTTATCGCTCCGGGCCAGGTATTCCGCATAGAACAGATAACTGCCTCATCTGCTAAAAAATCCGGATGGATGTTGCTCATCCATCCGGATTTTTTTTGGAATACGTCTTTGGCTAATGGAATAAAGCAGTATGAGTATTTCAGCTATACAATCCATGAGGCACTGTTTGTTTCCCAAAAGGAAGAGGACACTTTGATGGATATCATCAGGAACATCCAGCGAGAATATCATGCTAATATTGACAAATTTAGTCAGGGAATTATTATTTCTCAGATTGAGACGCTGCTTAAATACTCCGAGCGATATTACAATCGCCAGTTTATTACCCGAAAGCGGGCCGGCCATCAAATGCTGGACCAATTGGAACTATTATTTGCAGATTATTTCAGCGATGACATCGCCAGCACAAAAGGGCTCCCTACGGTGCAGTATTTCGCGGGAAAATTACATCTGTCGCCGAAATATTTAAGCACTATGCTCAAAACCCTGACAGGACAAACTGCCCAGCAGTTTATTCACGAGAAATTGATAGCATTGGCCAAAGAGAAATTGTCAATCACGAACCTTAGCGTAAGCGAAATAGCTTACAATTTAGGTTTTGAGCATACGCAGTCATTTAACAAACTGTTCAAAAGTAAGACGTCCCTTACACCGCTGGAATTCCGAAAATCATTTGATCTGAACTGAAGCCTTTTGTATTTTTTTTCTTATCCGCCATCTGATGATGTCACATTTACAGGTCCAGCGGTGTCTTTATGCTTGAACAAAAAAATATTTAAGGAGGACATTATTATGACACTACGTATTTCAAAAGCGGAGCTCCCTGTTGAGCTCAGGGAGAACATGATCAGGCAGCTAGGTGCCGTGCCAGAACCCGTTGAGGTGATATGGCACAACCCTAAGGTCGCCGAAGCCAACCTGGAGTTCGGGCGCAAGGTGAGCGAATGGGATGTATGTGACAAACATCTTAAGTCCCTTGCGCACATGGCTGTCGCCGCATTGGTTGGTTGCAGCTGGTGTCTCGACATCGGTTACTTTCAGGCAGAGAACCAGGGGTTGGACCTCGCTAAGGCCAGCCAGGTACCGCGGTGGCGGGAATCGAACGTATTCACGACGATGGAGCGGGACGTGATGGAGTATGCTGAGGCTATGAGCAACACGCCTACGACCGTCACCGATGAGTTGTCTGCACGTTTGCTGCAGCAGCTTGGTCCCGCGGCATTGGTGGAGCTGACTGCGCTCATCGGCTTTGCTAATTTATCGACCAGGGCCAACACGGCACATGGTATCAAGTCGCAAGGCTACTCCGATGCCTGCGAAATTCCGCTAACTAAACCTGCCGGAAAGTCTGGCGCAGTATTAAAATAATGGACCAGGATCCTTTTGTTTCCCATCGAAACCTGCTATTTACGATCACCTACGAGATGCTCGGCTCTGCGGCTGATGCAGAGGACGTACTGCAGGAGGCGTGGCTCCGGTGGGCCGACGTTGATCACTCGCAGGTGCGCGACCCGCGTGCTTACCTCATTCGTATCGTCACGCGGCAGGCACTCAATTGGATGCGAACATTGTCGCGTCGCCGCGAGGAATACGTTGGCGAGTGGCTGCCGGAACCGTTGCTGACAAACCCTGATGTTGCCGGGGATCTCGAATTATCAGAGAGTATCTCCATCGCAATGCTCATCGTGTTGGAAACGCTTGGGCCGATGGAACGTGTCGTATTCGTGCTCCGCGAGGTTTTCAATATACCATATGGCGACATCTCCGAAATTATCGGAAAACCCGCAGCTACGGTCCGGCAGATCGCGCGAAGAGCACGTGTACATGTTACAGCCAGACATCAGCGGGAGCTGGTGAGCCGGTCCGAGCAGCAAGCTGTGGTGGAACAGTTCCTGGTCGCGTTGCGAACCGGACAGCTGCAACAACTGATGGAGATCCTGGCGCCGGATGTTGTTCTGATTGCCGATGGCGGCGGACTCGTGCCCGCTGCCCCAGCTCCTGTCCGCGGAAGTGAGCTAGTGGCGAATTTGCTCACGCATCCGAATCAGGTATTTACCGCAAGTACGGTGTGGCTTAACGGTAAGCCGGGAGCCCGTATCGAAAGAGATGGCGCGACCGCCGTAGTGAGCTTCGTTGTGGAAAATGGAAGGATTGCCCGGATCTACGCGATCGCAAACCCTCACAAGCTGATACGGCTGGACAAACCAACCGAACTTGCCAGGTAAGCCGATTGCTGCTTTGGTAACTTCGCAGGGAGTACGTTTATGCTTAATTATTTAGACACTATCTTAAAACTGCGTAAACATATAAAATTGGAATACTAAAAGCACTCCGATTGCAGACCAAACTAACAAAGCCCGCGACCTTGTAGTGCGCGGGCTTTGTTAGTTTCCAGCGATCCCGCTGGGACTATATCAAAGGCTTAATTGGCGCCACTTTTCACGGATTTCAAAGCTACTGTATCCTAATTTGTATCCTTCTGGATTAGTTTTCTTTATACCGGAGTGAAAACTCATGCTCAATTTTATACATCAATTATCATTTTTACATTAAAGAATGTTATTGGTGAGTTAACCTTCTTTTATTCACATAACGAAGAGATTTCCTGCACAACTACTCATTAATTTTCACCTGTAAGGACGACGATTGCTATCAAATGCAAAACAATTAAAATGACCAACAAAGCTTATAGAGAATGGCTGGTGGAAATAAAAAACAAGGTAAAACAAGCTCAATTAAAGGCAGTTTCCAATTTCAATATAGTTTTAATAGAACTTTATTGGGAGCTGGGAAAGGAAATTATCTCCAAACAAACTGAATACAAATGGGGAGAGAATTTTCTGGAACAATTGTCTATCGATCTCAAAAAAAGTTTCCCACAGATCAATGGTTTCTCTCGCAGAAATTTGTATACAATCAGACAATGGTATATTTTCTTTTCTCATCAATTTGAATTTGTGCCACAGCCTGTGGCACAATTGCCCTGGTCGTACCAACGACTGTTAATTTCTAAAATTAAAGACCTGGAAACAGTAGTTTTATATGCCAAAGCCACCCATAAAAATGGTTGGTCAAGGAATCAATTAGAAATTAATATTAAACATAATTATCATTTAAGACAAGGAAAGGCTGATCACAATTTCGAATCAACTCTTCCTAAACCACAGTCTGATCTGGCAGCAGAGACTATTAAAGATCCATACCATTTTGATTTTCTTGGATTGGAAGAGAATGCGCAAGAGCGAGAGATTGAACTTGCCCTAACGCAGAAGATTACCCACTTTATGCTGGAGCTGGGAAAGGGTTTTGCCTTTGTTGGCCGTCAATATAAATTAGAAATCAGTGATTCAGATTATTTCCTGGATTTGTTATTTTATCATCTGCACCTACGCTGTTTCGTAGTCATAGAATTAAAAGCAGGAAAATTTCTACCTGAATATGCAGGCAAATTGAACTTTTATCTTTCTGCGGTAGATAGTAAATTAAAACACATAACCGATAGCCCATCTATCGGAATAATATTATGCCGATTAAAAGATAAAATAGAAGTGGAATATGCGCTTCGCGATTTAAATAAACCTATTGGCATTAGTTCTTTTGAGTTATCAGAAATAATCCCTGATGACCTTAAAACTCAACTCCCCACAATTGAAGAAATGGAAAGGGAATTAATGGACGAGTAAGGTATTTTTCCTTATTTGAGACCAAGTAATATTCTTTGCTGATATGACTTTACCAGAAAAAGGGATACATTAGACGAGAATTATTTACTGTATCCTTTTTTGTATCCTTTCAGATTCGTTTGATATGGTTTACCTTTCTAAGGTAAAGCAAAAAGCCGCATAAATCCTACGATTTAAGCGGCTTTAATTTCCTTTGATATTCTTGTGGTGATCCCGCTGGGACTCGAACCCAGGACCCATACATTAAAAGTGTATTGCTCTACCAACTGAGCTACGGAATCATTTCCTATCAAACGGAGCGCGAAGGTATAAAAAATATTTTCTTCTCCAAAAAAAATTAAAGAAAAATTTCAGACCACAAAAAACATCCTCACCAAAAGCGATTTTAATATCATCTGCAAAGACCTCGGCAGGGATAATGGAGTACTGAATGATATCATTCACTTTTTGTTTGAAAGGCAGATAAACTACGCGAAAGAATTGCTTTCATTCATACGTGATACGCCACAACAGTGCTAATGAAAAACCACATATACTCCTGCATGTTCCGCATCATTATATCGCTTCCTACCTGGGCATCACCAATGTTTCTCTCAGCGGGATCAGAGGCAACCTGAAAGGATGACTTCATTTATTAACAAAAGTTAATGGCGCCTCCGGCCCCACTGCTGACCTTCGCATCTTCGCACAGTTCTGCCGGCACAACCTGGGCTCCCGGCACTGACGATTTACAATTATTAACCGCCTCTAGCCTCTTTTTAACCCTGTGATTCATCATCCGTGTTTGTTCCTTATTTTTAGCGTTGATAATATCTGCTAATTATTAAATCACCACCACGTGTTTTTAAAGGAAACTTATATCAATAGAAGAAACAGGCTGCAATCGGATATGGGCAGCGGTATCATTTTACTACCCGGAAATGACGACAGCGGCATGAATTACAGGGATAATATCTATCCTTTCCGGCAGGACAGTAGCTTCCTGTATTTCACAGGGATAGACAGGCCCGGGCTTACATTTGTGCTGGATATTGATAACAACCGGGAGATATTATTCGGTAATGAAGCTACCGTTGAAGAGATCATGTGGACAGGCCCTGTAGACTCCCTGGCTTCACATGCCGCCAGGGCGGGTATTTCAGACGTCAGGCCATTATCGCAGCTGGACAATTTCCTGACACAGGCCGGGAAATTACAGCGCGCTGTCCACTTTCTGCCACCCTACCGGCCGGAACATACCCTAAAGCTCTCCGCCTGGCTGGACATCCCGACAAAGGAAGTGGAACAGCGTATATCCGTGAAGTTTATAAAAGCGGTGATCAGTCAGCGTGCCATCAAATCTGCAGAAGAAATTGCACAGATAGAAACAGCCGTCAACACCACGATAGATATGCAGCTCAAAGCCATGGAACTAGCGGCTGCAGGCGTCACTGAAACGGAGATCGCTGGCCGCCTGCAGGCTGTCGCTATCGCCGCCGGTGGTAATATCTCCTTCCCCGTCATCCTCACGGCCAACGGACAGTTCCTCCATAACCATCCTCATAAAACAGCATTCCGGGACGGACAACTGGTACTCTGCGACTGTGGCGCTGAAAACGCCATGCGATACGCAGGCGATCTTACCCGCACACATCCCGTGAATAAAAAATTCAGCACGGCACAGCGGGAAATTTACGACATTGTGTACCATGCCTACCAGGCCGCCGCTGATGCAGTAAGACCCGGTATCCGGTTTAAAGACATACACCTGCTCGCCTGCGAACAGATCGCGGAAGGACTGATTGCACT belongs to Chitinophaga sp. HK235 and includes:
- a CDS encoding oleate hydratase: MNNINSKFENFIQASDIYRKVDHQPDASKETPRNTPEKSMPFSDQIGNYQRNKGIPTRSYKDSKVYIVGSGIAGLSTAYYFIRDGHFTPENITFIEQLHIDGGSLDGAGNAKDGYIIRGGREMDCTYENLWDIFQDIPALEMPPPYSVLDEYRLVNDNDSNYSIARLIHEQGKVKDFSKFGLSKKDQLTLIKLLLKKKEELDDITIEDYFGKSFLESNFWTFWRTMFAFENWHSLLEFKLYMHRFLHAIDGLHDLSSLIFPKYNQYDSFVTPLGRWLKEKGVKIRFNALVKDLDMLINAEGKVVKGIITEEEGKEVVIPVTENDYVIVTTGSMTEDTSYGNNTTAPVLAVDNSNSGKSAGWKLWKNLAAKSPAFGKPEKFCSNIEKSSWESVTLTCRPSALVEKLKTYAVNDPYSGKTVTGGIITITDSNWLMSFTCNRQPHFPTQPDDMLVLWVYSLFMDKEGNYIKKTMPACTGNEILTELCYHLGIVEQIDNVVENTIVRTAYMPYITSMFMPRAKGDRPQIVPDGCKNLALIGQFVETNNDVVFTMESSVRTARVAVYTLLNLNKQVPDINPLQYDIRHLLKATKTLNDNQPFIGEGLLRRVLKGTYFEHILPVGSDAHPHEEEKESFLAEQFGKFKEWVASFRS
- a CDS encoding AraC family transcriptional regulator, encoding MKAYESLKETLSFYGVLCNEPYYISSGNPIFEFPKTAFRIDFYAFCICVSGKMEVEIDNRTYHIGPNSFLISAPSTIIRIVHFSKDFRMKLLFFDKIFLLRNIANPFFIEQLSLFRNLTFSVITPGEEHSQRLFAQLNYLKQQTGRKGRFMEDIIRTIIIQLLLEVATLVDNERAEMADNIQDANNLFFKFTKLVQENASYCKDVQFYADKLFITNKYLISIVKKTTGKTPHEIINETLLKEVCVLLGNPEKTISQIAMDTGFSSTSSFGRFFKKYVSISPQEYRKHQSL
- a CDS encoding NAD(P)H-binding protein; the protein is MNIVLTGSLGNIGKPLTETLVSNGHAVTVISSNAERQKNIELLGAKAAIGKLQDVDFLAETFKGADIVYLMETMEAVGDMFDKSVDFISDITKIGQNYKEAVERSGVKKVIHLSSIGAHTNKGTGIIRFHHHVETILRQLPADVSIKFVRPVSFYINLFSFIHNIRSQGAIISNYGGDVKEPWVSPKDIAAVIAEEVDRQFEGKTIRYVASDEISPNEIARALGEAIGKPDLKWLVIPSQQLLNSWLSIGFNEQVAKGFVELQESQGNGKLYEDYNQHKPSLGKVKLKDFVKEFAEAYNRK
- a CDS encoding AraC family transcriptional regulator, producing the protein MRKIQKLSTIKEFHQTRSLNPPEHPLISIVDYADIQLQPEYFDCNWTLDFYLISLKKNIGGKVKYGQQTYDFDEGIMFFIAPGQVFRIEQITASSAKKSGWMLLIHPDFFWNTSLANGIKQYEYFSYTIHEALFVSQKEEDTLMDIIRNIQREYHANIDKFSQGIIISQIETLLKYSERYYNRQFITRKRAGHQMLDQLELLFADYFSDDIASTKGLPTVQYFAGKLHLSPKYLSTMLKTLTGQTAQQFIHEKLIALAKEKLSITNLSVSEIAYNLGFEHTQSFNKLFKSKTSLTPLEFRKSFDLN
- a CDS encoding carboxymuconolactone decarboxylase family protein, which encodes MTLRISKAELPVELRENMIRQLGAVPEPVEVIWHNPKVAEANLEFGRKVSEWDVCDKHLKSLAHMAVAALVGCSWCLDIGYFQAENQGLDLAKASQVPRWRESNVFTTMERDVMEYAEAMSNTPTTVTDELSARLLQQLGPAALVELTALIGFANLSTRANTAHGIKSQGYSDACEIPLTKPAGKSGAVLK
- the sigJ gene encoding RNA polymerase sigma factor SigJ, translating into MDQDPFVSHRNLLFTITYEMLGSAADAEDVLQEAWLRWADVDHSQVRDPRAYLIRIVTRQALNWMRTLSRRREEYVGEWLPEPLLTNPDVAGDLELSESISIAMLIVLETLGPMERVVFVLREVFNIPYGDISEIIGKPAATVRQIARRARVHVTARHQRELVSRSEQQAVVEQFLVALRTGQLQQLMEILAPDVVLIADGGGLVPAAPAPVRGSELVANLLTHPNQVFTASTVWLNGKPGARIERDGATAVVSFVVENGRIARIYAIANPHKLIRLDKPTELAR
- a CDS encoding YhcG family protein, which produces MTNKAYREWLVEIKNKVKQAQLKAVSNFNIVLIELYWELGKEIISKQTEYKWGENFLEQLSIDLKKSFPQINGFSRRNLYTIRQWYIFFSHQFEFVPQPVAQLPWSYQRLLISKIKDLETVVLYAKATHKNGWSRNQLEINIKHNYHLRQGKADHNFESTLPKPQSDLAAETIKDPYHFDFLGLEENAQEREIELALTQKITHFMLELGKGFAFVGRQYKLEISDSDYFLDLLFYHLHLRCFVVIELKAGKFLPEYAGKLNFYLSAVDSKLKHITDSPSIGIILCRLKDKIEVEYALRDLNKPIGISSFELSEIIPDDLKTQLPTIEEMERELMDE
- a CDS encoding aminopeptidase P family protein — translated: MFLKETYINRRNRLQSDMGSGIILLPGNDDSGMNYRDNIYPFRQDSSFLYFTGIDRPGLTFVLDIDNNREILFGNEATVEEIMWTGPVDSLASHAARAGISDVRPLSQLDNFLTQAGKLQRAVHFLPPYRPEHTLKLSAWLDIPTKEVEQRISVKFIKAVISQRAIKSAEEIAQIETAVNTTIDMQLKAMELAAAGVTETEIAGRLQAVAIAAGGNISFPVILTANGQFLHNHPHKTAFRDGQLVLCDCGAENAMRYAGDLTRTHPVNKKFSTAQREIYDIVYHAYQAAADAVRPGIRFKDIHLLACEQIAEGLIALGLMKGNAKEAVAAGAHALFFPCGLGHMLGLDIHDMEGLGEEYVGYTDDLKKSTAFGLKSLRLGRELEEGYVLTIEPGIYFNPLLTAAWQAEDKHREFICYDKLAAYNDFGGVRLEDNFLVTAGGSRILGRPFARTAAEIEDLIAK